A DNA window from Stutzerimonas stutzeri contains the following coding sequences:
- the msbA gene encoding lipid A export permease/ATP-binding protein MsbA, translating into MTPDSSRSKLSSVRLYLRLLTYVRPYWLYFAVSMIGYIIFASTQPMMAGLLKYFVDGLADSTQSEVTLPVIGSMELLYGVPLALMLITIWQGIGSFLGSYYLARVALGLVQDLRTTLFNNLLTLPNRYFDEHSSGHLISRVTYNVSMVTGAATDALKVLVREGLTVIFLFSYLLWMNWKLTLVMVGVLPFIAVMVRITSRKFRSQSRKIQDAMGELTHVTSETIQGYRVVRSFGGERYESNRFLAANIDNARKQLRMVRTSAIYTPSLQLVTYSAMALMMFLVLYLRGDSTVGDLVAYITAAGLLPKPIRQLSEVSSTIQKGLAGAETIFGQLDETPEQDDGCIEREAVTGEVQVCNLSFSYPGSEKVILDDISFSIQPGQMVALVGRSGSGKSTLANLIPRFYRHSVGEILLDGVPVEKYTLRNLRSHIALVTQQVTLFNDTIAKNIAYGDLSSKSREEVVHAADAAYASEFIDALPKGFDTLVGENGVLLSGGQRQRLAIARALLKDAPVLILDEATSALDTESERHIQAALDEVVLGRTTIVIAHRLSTIEKADLILVMDRGRIVERGSHSELIAVNGYYARLHSHNFEETVQPNSDVTDAEFETPT; encoded by the coding sequence ATGACCCCAGATTCTTCAAGATCAAAACTGTCTAGCGTGCGGCTCTACTTGCGATTGCTGACGTACGTCCGGCCGTACTGGCTGTATTTTGCGGTAAGTATGATTGGCTACATAATTTTCGCGTCCACCCAGCCAATGATGGCCGGCTTGCTGAAGTACTTTGTAGACGGCCTTGCCGATTCAACGCAGAGCGAGGTGACGCTGCCAGTAATTGGCTCAATGGAGCTGCTTTACGGCGTCCCGCTTGCGCTAATGCTGATTACTATTTGGCAAGGTATAGGATCATTTCTTGGTAGCTACTATTTGGCCAGGGTTGCACTTGGCTTGGTGCAAGATCTTCGAACGACGTTATTTAATAATCTCTTAACCCTGCCTAACCGGTATTTCGATGAGCACTCGTCGGGACATCTAATTTCTCGTGTCACATACAACGTCTCGATGGTGACCGGCGCCGCTACGGATGCGCTGAAGGTCCTCGTCAGAGAGGGGCTAACTGTTATATTCCTTTTCAGTTACCTCTTGTGGATGAACTGGAAGCTGACGTTGGTTATGGTGGGCGTACTTCCTTTCATCGCTGTGATGGTGCGGATTACAAGTCGCAAGTTTCGCTCGCAAAGCCGAAAGATACAGGACGCTATGGGCGAGCTCACGCATGTGACTTCGGAAACCATACAGGGATACCGAGTGGTTCGGAGCTTTGGCGGCGAGCGTTACGAAAGTAACCGCTTCCTTGCGGCCAATATCGACAATGCTCGTAAGCAGTTGCGTATGGTTCGCACATCGGCAATATATACGCCATCGTTGCAGTTGGTAACTTATAGCGCCATGGCGCTGATGATGTTTTTGGTGCTATATCTCCGAGGAGACTCCACAGTAGGCGACCTTGTTGCCTACATTACTGCTGCAGGCTTATTGCCCAAGCCTATTCGTCAGTTGTCTGAGGTTAGCTCCACCATTCAGAAAGGACTAGCCGGTGCGGAAACAATTTTCGGGCAGCTTGACGAGACGCCGGAGCAGGACGACGGCTGCATTGAGCGGGAAGCGGTAACCGGGGAGGTTCAAGTCTGTAACTTGAGTTTTTCTTATCCGGGAAGTGAAAAAGTAATTCTGGATGATATAAGTTTCAGCATACAGCCAGGACAGATGGTTGCTCTGGTAGGGCGCTCTGGCAGCGGAAAGTCGACACTGGCTAATTTGATTCCCCGCTTTTATCGGCACAGTGTAGGTGAGATTCTGCTGGATGGAGTGCCGGTCGAGAAGTATACGCTTCGTAATTTGCGATCTCATATCGCTTTAGTAACCCAGCAGGTAACCCTGTTCAACGATACCATTGCTAAGAACATCGCCTATGGTGATCTCTCGTCCAAGTCCCGGGAGGAGGTCGTGCATGCGGCGGATGCCGCTTATGCCTCCGAGTTCATTGATGCACTGCCGAAAGGTTTTGACACGCTTGTGGGGGAAAACGGCGTGTTGTTGTCGGGCGGCCAGCGGCAGCGTTTGGCAATCGCACGGGCGCTATTGAAGGACGCACCTGTTCTGATTCTCGATGAGGCGACTTCGGCGCTCGATACGGAATCAGAGCGGCATATACAGGCTGCGTTGGATGAAGTCGTGCTAGGGCGGACCACCATCGTCATCGCTCATCGCTTGTCTACAATCGAAAAGGCAGATTTGATCCTAGTAATGGACCGGGGCCGCATCGTAGAGCGCGGTAGTCATTCTGAGTTGATTGCGGTCAATGGCTACTACGCTCGCCTGCATAGCCATAATTTCGAAGAGACGGTTCAGCCGAATTCCGACGTTACCGACGCTGAGTTCGAGACGCCCACATGA
- a CDS encoding polysaccharide pyruvyl transferase family protein, whose protein sequence is MLQAIVFNDTSCDEHHGCQFVMAQLGKLSKDAGIQVRRYCPKNYDWESDQQLIAEIATLDLCIVNGEGTMHHDAGSALSYGRLARYCRSVGVPCFLINSVWQDNCRLLEYATDFAAIYVRDRMSKEELAASGVNAKVVPDLTFTLAPSISATREGLVVNGSVLKERQLEALRLVSSASMPLRYLSIRTLPPLRVGRGFKRLAFQGYIKRLKRYRHIAESYLTLGSGCLEKKRMDRLRWRHAVLSGDRFLRALASSEGVITGRFHCVTLCLVMGTPFYAVPSNTHKIEALLEEIGLEKRVFDSYSDALNSCSQLAFTEPEKERIEKFKTDARRDAVRMFEEIAQRAERRRVDHDVIV, encoded by the coding sequence ATGTTGCAAGCCATCGTTTTTAATGACACCTCCTGTGATGAACACCATGGCTGCCAGTTCGTTATGGCTCAGCTTGGAAAGCTGAGTAAGGACGCAGGTATTCAGGTCAGGCGCTATTGTCCAAAAAACTATGATTGGGAGTCAGACCAACAGCTGATTGCGGAGATCGCTACGCTTGACCTCTGTATCGTGAATGGCGAAGGCACCATGCATCATGATGCAGGCTCGGCGCTGTCCTACGGAAGGCTCGCGCGATATTGCCGCAGTGTTGGCGTGCCTTGCTTTCTGATAAATAGTGTGTGGCAAGATAATTGCCGGCTTTTGGAATACGCCACTGACTTTGCCGCGATCTATGTGCGTGATCGAATGAGCAAAGAGGAGTTGGCCGCTTCGGGGGTAAACGCGAAGGTTGTGCCTGACCTTACTTTCACGCTTGCTCCCTCTATATCGGCTACGCGCGAAGGGCTGGTAGTCAACGGAAGCGTCCTGAAAGAGCGTCAGCTTGAAGCGCTGCGCCTAGTTTCGAGCGCGTCTATGCCGTTGCGTTACCTCAGCATACGGACATTGCCGCCTTTGCGAGTTGGGCGAGGTTTCAAACGTCTGGCTTTTCAGGGTTATATCAAACGATTGAAGCGCTACAGGCATATTGCTGAAAGCTATCTGACGCTAGGCTCTGGGTGTCTGGAAAAAAAGAGGATGGATCGGTTGCGCTGGCGACATGCGGTACTGTCCGGGGATCGGTTCCTCCGTGCCCTGGCCTCTTCAGAAGGAGTGATCACAGGGCGCTTTCATTGTGTAACGCTTTGCCTTGTCATGGGTACACCGTTCTACGCTGTGCCGTCGAATACCCATAAAATTGAGGCGTTACTTGAAGAGATAGGCTTGGAAAAGAGGGTCTTTGATTCGTATAGCGACGCATTAAATTCGTGTTCTCAACTAGCGTTTACAGAACCTGAAAAAGAGCGCATAGAAAAATTCAAGACAGACGCACGGCGAGATGCTGTGCGTATGTTCGAAGAAATTGCACAGCGGGCCGAGAGGCGTAGAGTAGATCATGACGTTATTGTTTGA
- a CDS encoding GNAT family N-acetyltransferase, whose product MISLRYWRERGWVAIDAPTYAQAWHRFGGSVATHPFFVESLSSLVGVKVRYLGRFSSGEIEAALACWGRDLALSRRVLKRIGQRGAFDMGNAEIILPARDTAQAPLRHRGAFLSSLNQGRFSGLRPQKDELAMARPLDQFSRKFRYNQRRELRLFEEAGGQLQPMSGYSAHEQAAIYTDLFERRWGFDVPGKKNLAQVFEMLQPFIFGSIAVLNTKPVAIQVLYRVESTQWVSIEYVNGGVDPESRAFSPGSILSFANIQAAWADAESRGKSLRYSFGRADREYKERWCNRMECFEV is encoded by the coding sequence ATGATTAGCCTGCGTTACTGGCGCGAGCGGGGGTGGGTTGCGATAGATGCACCGACTTACGCTCAGGCATGGCACCGCTTTGGTGGTAGTGTTGCGACCCATCCCTTCTTTGTGGAGAGCCTTTCCTCATTGGTGGGCGTAAAGGTGCGCTACCTCGGGCGCTTCAGTTCTGGAGAGATCGAGGCTGCGCTCGCATGTTGGGGGCGTGATCTTGCGCTTTCGCGGCGCGTGCTGAAACGCATTGGACAGCGAGGAGCATTTGATATGGGTAACGCCGAAATCATTTTGCCCGCTCGAGACACAGCACAGGCGCCTTTACGCCATCGAGGGGCTTTTCTGTCGTCGCTTAACCAAGGGCGCTTCTCGGGCTTGCGTCCCCAAAAGGACGAGCTGGCAATGGCTCGCCCGCTTGACCAGTTTTCTCGCAAGTTTCGCTATAACCAGCGTCGTGAGTTGCGTTTGTTCGAGGAGGCGGGAGGGCAGTTACAGCCAATGAGTGGCTACTCCGCGCACGAGCAGGCGGCGATCTACACTGACTTATTCGAGCGCCGGTGGGGGTTCGACGTACCTGGCAAAAAGAATCTTGCTCAGGTTTTCGAAATGTTACAGCCGTTCATCTTTGGCTCAATTGCTGTGCTGAATACTAAGCCGGTAGCAATACAGGTGTTGTACCGGGTGGAGTCTACCCAGTGGGTTAGTATCGAATATGTTAATGGCGGCGTGGACCCTGAAAGCCGAGCGTTTAGCCCCGGCAGTATACTCAGTTTCGCTAATATTCAAGCTGCTTGGGCTGATGCCGAATCGCGTGGCAAGTCATTGCGCTATTCGTTTGGTCGGGCCGATCGTGAATACAAGGAACGCTGGTGTAATCGCATGGAATGTTTTGAGGTCTGA
- a CDS encoding glycosyltransferase family 9 protein encodes MELEEKGVPPFSVAGMSVAILPFPALGDVTIYLRLAWNLCMAGAQVQFFSSLLYPARDRFTWLDVRQDGKEDLVDVANRFDLVIACFERCYCPSVASQLSNGLANVAFVTAKKIPRNVGVQGREVMVRGRRFADASTAFCRDSDAGLTMVDWVDTYARDVFGISVKPGGELLSQLEERGSSRLVLIFPTTPQPKKNYWLLGFRLLGHAIRKNGWDVEYVGVPKEHQQLEAAFPGFVVRSFVDINGLIDHVSTASVVISNDSGGGHLASLIGLKTFTITRRGEQFTWRPGFNNLNTVLHPYYRFKLFGRYIWRPFVPAWRVPSQLGLYRKK; translated from the coding sequence ATGGAACTTGAAGAAAAAGGTGTGCCGCCGTTTAGTGTCGCTGGAATGAGCGTTGCCATACTGCCGTTCCCTGCTCTAGGTGATGTCACTATCTATCTGCGCTTGGCCTGGAACTTGTGCATGGCAGGCGCGCAGGTGCAGTTTTTCAGCAGTTTGCTGTATCCCGCGCGTGATCGCTTTACGTGGCTTGACGTGCGCCAGGACGGGAAAGAGGACCTGGTGGATGTTGCCAATCGATTCGATCTGGTTATCGCGTGTTTCGAGCGATGCTATTGCCCGTCAGTGGCATCGCAGCTCTCGAATGGCCTTGCGAATGTTGCCTTTGTGACCGCAAAGAAAATTCCTCGCAACGTTGGTGTACAAGGGCGCGAAGTCATGGTCCGCGGGCGCCGCTTCGCAGATGCGAGCACGGCGTTCTGCCGTGACTCGGACGCCGGACTCACGATGGTCGACTGGGTTGATACCTATGCTCGCGACGTGTTCGGCATATCAGTCAAGCCTGGCGGAGAACTGTTATCTCAATTGGAAGAACGGGGGAGCAGTCGTTTGGTGCTTATTTTTCCGACGACTCCTCAGCCGAAGAAGAATTACTGGCTTCTGGGTTTCAGGCTGTTAGGGCATGCAATTCGAAAGAATGGCTGGGACGTTGAATACGTCGGCGTTCCAAAAGAGCATCAGCAGCTGGAAGCGGCTTTTCCCGGCTTTGTCGTCAGGAGTTTTGTCGATATCAATGGGTTGATCGATCATGTGTCGACAGCTTCGGTGGTCATAAGTAATGACTCCGGCGGTGGACACCTGGCGTCCTTGATTGGGCTGAAAACCTTTACGATTACCAGGCGGGGGGAGCAGTTTACCTGGCGGCCAGGGTTCAATAATCTTAATACGGTGCTGCATCCCTACTATAGGTTTAAGCTCTTTGGGCGATATATCTGGCGTCCATTCGTGCCTGCTTGGCGTGTTCCATCGCAGCTGGGCCTATATCGCAAAAAGTAA
- a CDS encoding phosphotransferase, with amino-acid sequence MHAAVLEEDGFGPKVYLLEDGSFLKLFRRKRFFSSEALRPYARRFAENATVLRGLLIPVPEIKGVYRLADPPRTAVHYVGLPGNTMRTSMREADEAGRERLVRRFGQLLAHLHDAGIYFRSLHLGNVIVLPNEELGLIDFADMQTYRKSLSISKRKRNLRHVQRYEEDRGWIFETYLSTLQESYRGATNTPEFQMTL; translated from the coding sequence ATGCACGCCGCCGTGCTCGAAGAAGACGGATTCGGCCCTAAAGTGTATCTGCTGGAGGACGGAAGCTTTTTAAAGCTGTTCAGACGTAAGCGCTTCTTTTCATCGGAGGCGCTGCGGCCGTACGCACGGCGTTTCGCCGAAAATGCAACGGTGCTACGCGGCCTACTGATACCCGTCCCCGAGATCAAAGGGGTCTACCGACTGGCAGATCCGCCCCGTACGGCAGTGCATTACGTCGGACTACCAGGAAACACCATGCGCACCAGCATGCGAGAGGCCGACGAAGCCGGACGAGAGCGCCTAGTAAGACGATTCGGACAGTTACTTGCCCACCTGCATGACGCCGGCATCTACTTCCGATCGCTCCACCTAGGAAACGTGATCGTACTGCCCAATGAGGAACTGGGCCTGATCGATTTCGCAGACATGCAGACTTATCGCAAGAGCCTCTCCATATCCAAACGCAAACGCAATCTTCGACACGTACAACGCTACGAAGAGGATCGCGGGTGGATATTCGAAACCTACTTGTCCACACTGCAAGAAAGCTATCGTGGAGCCACGAACACACCAGAGTTCCAGATGACCCTGTAA
- a CDS encoding glycosyltransferase, giving the protein MSERRILQICHGYDGPFLDCARQYAVLFQGTSYKVTTVYLTGRPREEVVEGSASDEVIFLGHDSKAVRGLKLAAIREIRRIAAARDFALCIAHRSKPAYVALLGTRLAVINVHHAFGDYARRSRRAFSNLFRERLMLLGVSNAVRDDIRRCLPTWKADRIQTLYNRLDVDAVQAEQVCREDARQVLGLPQDSWIVGNVGRLHPDKDQATLIRGFAAARDRLPHGSILVIVGTGRLEAELKALAEAMGVGSSVYFLGQIAEARRLFKAFDIFVLSSDHEPFGMVLLEAMAAGLPIVSADCGGAPEVLEGCGVFFRLGDERALSDVLINTSRQGPEALAAQRESMAKALRLRFSDTAARQRFWSMEDVVAILGKAAANGT; this is encoded by the coding sequence GTGTCTGAACGCAGGATCCTCCAGATCTGTCACGGCTATGACGGACCTTTCCTCGATTGCGCACGGCAATATGCCGTGCTATTTCAGGGGACTTCCTACAAGGTCACAACGGTCTACCTGACAGGTAGACCAAGAGAGGAGGTTGTTGAGGGGTCTGCGTCTGACGAGGTCATCTTTCTTGGTCATGACAGCAAGGCGGTCAGAGGTCTCAAGCTGGCTGCCATACGGGAAATCCGCCGCATAGCGGCCGCGCGTGATTTTGCACTGTGCATTGCGCACCGCTCCAAGCCGGCATATGTCGCGTTGCTTGGCACCAGGCTTGCCGTCATAAATGTTCATCACGCGTTCGGCGATTACGCGCGCCGCTCGCGCCGCGCGTTCAGTAACCTGTTTCGCGAGCGGCTCATGCTTCTCGGTGTGTCCAATGCCGTGCGTGACGATATTCGGCGCTGCTTGCCGACTTGGAAGGCCGACCGCATACAAACTCTCTACAACCGCCTCGATGTCGACGCGGTTCAGGCAGAGCAAGTTTGCCGTGAAGACGCGCGCCAAGTCCTTGGTCTGCCGCAGGACTCCTGGATTGTCGGTAATGTCGGACGCTTACATCCGGACAAGGATCAGGCGACGCTGATACGTGGTTTCGCGGCCGCTCGAGATCGTTTGCCGCACGGCAGTATCTTAGTCATCGTCGGGACAGGGCGCTTGGAGGCAGAGCTCAAAGCCTTGGCGGAGGCGATGGGCGTCGGCTCTTCGGTGTATTTCCTAGGGCAAATAGCCGAAGCGCGCCGGCTGTTCAAGGCTTTCGATATATTCGTCCTGAGTTCCGATCACGAACCCTTCGGTATGGTGCTGCTGGAAGCAATGGCAGCCGGGTTGCCGATCGTGAGTGCCGATTGTGGGGGGGCTCCCGAGGTCTTGGAAGGTTGTGGTGTCTTTTTCCGTCTGGGTGATGAGCGGGCGTTGTCTGACGTACTGATCAATACGTCACGGCAGGGCCCGGAAGCGCTCGCCGCTCAGCGGGAATCCATGGCTAAGGCGCTTCGCCTGCGTTTTTCAGATACAGCTGCTCGCCAGCGGTTCTGGTCTATGGAAGATGTTGTCGCGATACTGGGGAAGGCCGCTGCTAATGGAACTTGA
- a CDS encoding PIG-L deacetylase family protein: protein MSARKKALLKRHRRNKRVILALLALILTAFIDVGVYNIGPWWISPILAMLFWLAHEAWFADHLFYSPRDSYRYSFPPDSVALPVALSEGQVLCCGQDVPVSADTLILEVDVRSTWAGFLLDPQVLISGMPEPDRQDFERRVSGKRYLNLSGAGESLRDGKLTLKGKCCRLGKTAILHAFSHPDFSKQKLMIIAPHADDAELAAFGLYSESREPVIVTLTQGEVEAGYYRRLGLDTAAAARLKGRLRTWNSYAVPLWGDVPIENCVQLGYYCLQLSEMRAHPGEVYGSRESEEADIRGARYLNKHSLPGDADGLPTWQNLIADLVELLEHHQPDVVVMPHPELDPHDDHVHATLAVDQAIAQSSWKPSVQLLYANHLADNDRWPMGPANCGVALPPAIEPLPAYAPWSPKLSSATRIDKAMALTMQHDLQIPLPFKKRLRRVIQCFLAGRVWPAIGEDEFFRKAVRRHELFWVRRPPADGLQMPSLRVEV, encoded by the coding sequence ATGTCGGCACGCAAGAAGGCCCTTCTCAAGAGGCACCGGCGCAACAAACGCGTAATTTTGGCTTTGCTGGCGCTGATCCTGACCGCGTTCATCGACGTTGGTGTTTACAATATTGGTCCCTGGTGGATTTCGCCAATACTGGCGATGTTGTTTTGGTTGGCCCACGAGGCTTGGTTCGCCGACCACCTGTTCTATTCTCCGCGCGACTCCTATCGGTACAGTTTTCCGCCCGATAGCGTTGCACTACCGGTCGCTTTAAGCGAGGGGCAAGTGCTCTGTTGTGGTCAGGATGTCCCTGTGAGTGCCGATACGCTCATTCTAGAGGTCGATGTGAGGTCGACATGGGCGGGCTTCTTGCTTGATCCGCAGGTCCTTATAAGCGGCATGCCTGAGCCGGACCGGCAGGACTTCGAAAGGAGGGTATCAGGCAAGCGTTATCTCAATCTCTCCGGGGCTGGAGAGTCGCTTCGCGATGGTAAGCTCACCTTGAAGGGTAAGTGTTGCCGCCTAGGTAAAACAGCAATACTCCATGCCTTTAGTCACCCCGATTTCTCCAAGCAGAAACTGATGATCATTGCGCCTCACGCCGATGATGCAGAGCTTGCCGCGTTCGGTCTGTACAGCGAAAGCAGGGAGCCTGTAATTGTTACCCTGACCCAAGGCGAAGTTGAGGCCGGCTATTACCGTCGGTTGGGCCTGGATACGGCTGCCGCTGCACGTTTAAAAGGGCGTTTGAGAACATGGAACAGCTATGCGGTGCCACTTTGGGGCGATGTGCCCATAGAGAATTGCGTTCAATTGGGATACTACTGCCTACAGTTGTCTGAGATGCGTGCTCATCCGGGCGAGGTGTACGGCTCTCGTGAGTCCGAAGAGGCTGACATACGAGGCGCGCGCTACCTCAATAAACACTCTTTGCCGGGGGACGCTGACGGTCTTCCCACTTGGCAGAACCTGATTGCCGACCTGGTTGAATTGCTTGAGCATCATCAACCTGATGTGGTGGTCATGCCACATCCAGAGCTCGATCCGCATGACGACCATGTGCATGCTACGTTGGCTGTTGATCAAGCCATCGCCCAGAGTTCCTGGAAGCCCAGCGTGCAATTGCTTTATGCCAATCACCTAGCGGACAACGATCGTTGGCCTATGGGACCTGCCAATTGTGGCGTCGCGCTTCCGCCCGCCATCGAACCATTACCTGCTTATGCTCCCTGGAGTCCAAAGCTTTCCTCCGCCACCCGAATCGACAAGGCCATGGCATTGACGATGCAGCATGACTTGCAGATACCGCTGCCTTTCAAGAAGCGCCTGCGCCGGGTTATCCAGTGTTTTCTAGCGGGCCGTGTATGGCCAGCGATTGGGGAGGACGAGTTTTTTCGCAAGGCGGTACGGCGGCATGAGCTGTTCTGGGTGCGCCGACCGCCAGCAGATGGCCTTCAGATGCCAAGCCTTCGAGTTGAGGTTTGA
- a CDS encoding glycosyltransferase family 2 protein — protein MASTACYPLISVIVPCFNYGAFVAECIYSVLAQTYPNFELIVVDDGSTDNSVEVIETAIAQGVPGSFVRRVEFIRQANQGVSAALNGGLAIAAGEYVATFDADDVMVAGRLAVQVDYLRDRPEVGCLGGQAIRIDETGKLLPRKNKKRSVCQYAFDDVLAQALCVGGNIAVYRREAIERVGGYDPSIKIQDFQMTLKIAAAGYRIDILPDVVTFYRRHGDSLSKNYIAEYRYSLQVIQPYADHPRYESAKARLICKALRLAVLHDKRFAWALFRQIPARQWDRQLLRRLRHFLIKRPRPGPIQRLT, from the coding sequence ATGGCTTCCACGGCCTGCTACCCTTTAATCTCGGTGATTGTGCCTTGCTTTAACTACGGCGCATTCGTCGCTGAATGTATCTACAGTGTCCTGGCACAAACCTACCCAAATTTTGAGCTCATCGTCGTGGACGATGGGTCGACGGACAATAGTGTTGAGGTGATCGAGACGGCGATAGCGCAGGGTGTACCTGGTTCGTTCGTGCGTCGCGTCGAGTTTATTCGTCAGGCCAATCAGGGTGTCAGTGCGGCCTTGAACGGGGGCTTGGCCATTGCTGCTGGCGAATATGTGGCTACCTTTGATGCCGATGACGTGATGGTGGCAGGAAGGCTGGCCGTGCAGGTTGATTATTTGCGTGATCGCCCAGAGGTCGGTTGTTTGGGCGGACAGGCCATCAGGATCGACGAGACGGGAAAGCTTCTGCCGAGAAAAAACAAGAAGCGGTCCGTATGTCAATACGCCTTCGATGATGTTCTGGCTCAGGCGCTATGTGTTGGCGGCAACATTGCAGTCTACAGGCGAGAGGCAATTGAGCGCGTCGGTGGGTATGACCCCTCGATCAAGATTCAAGATTTCCAGATGACTCTGAAAATAGCCGCTGCTGGTTATCGAATAGATATTCTTCCGGACGTGGTCACCTTTTACAGGCGCCATGGAGACAGTTTGTCAAAGAACTACATTGCTGAATACCGCTACAGTCTCCAGGTGATTCAGCCGTACGCCGATCATCCACGCTACGAATCTGCCAAGGCACGTCTCATATGCAAGGCCCTGCGCCTGGCTGTATTGCATGACAAGCGCTTCGCCTGGGCGCTGTTCAGGCAGATTCCGGCGCGGCAGTGGGACCGGCAGCTATTGAGGCGACTCCGCCATTTTCTGATCAAGCGCCCCCGGCCTGGTCCTATTCAGCGTCTTACTTAA
- a CDS encoding glycosyltransferase family 2 protein — MQFSIDSDVTLVVTSCGRFDHLRKTLESFDRFNTAPIRSVIIVEDSGDDAVHMTLPASWKANTQVLLNRPRLGQLAAIDRAYEQVETTYVFHCEDDWEFYRPGFVEQSLSILQAFPEILQVWLRSFAHDVRVNYPFHMLGDRLVLDGIACHYLLSSEPAWRGFSFNPGLRRMRDFQKVSPVARFSSSAEGESRLSQEFEALGYRVVILESDAVIHTGDDAHVWADSDQQKQRKKRKKKIGRVVAVALLFCLGVAVGYFGRGSI; from the coding sequence ATGCAGTTCAGCATTGATAGCGATGTAACTCTGGTTGTAACAAGCTGCGGGCGGTTCGATCATCTGCGTAAAACACTCGAGAGTTTCGATAGGTTCAACACTGCTCCTATCAGGTCAGTCATTATCGTCGAGGACAGCGGCGATGACGCCGTTCACATGACGCTTCCAGCGAGTTGGAAGGCAAATACCCAAGTCCTGTTGAACCGGCCGCGACTCGGGCAACTCGCTGCCATCGACCGGGCTTACGAGCAGGTGGAAACGACTTATGTTTTTCATTGCGAGGATGATTGGGAATTCTACCGGCCCGGTTTCGTTGAGCAATCGCTGAGCATTCTTCAAGCGTTCCCGGAAATCTTGCAGGTCTGGCTGAGAAGTTTCGCGCACGATGTCAGAGTTAACTACCCATTTCACATGCTCGGCGATCGGCTGGTGCTAGACGGTATAGCCTGTCACTACCTGCTATCCAGCGAACCGGCATGGCGAGGTTTTTCCTTCAACCCCGGCTTGCGACGTATGCGTGACTTCCAGAAGGTATCGCCGGTTGCCCGCTTCTCTTCTTCTGCTGAGGGCGAGTCACGACTGTCTCAGGAGTTTGAGGCGCTGGGTTACAGGGTCGTCATTCTCGAGTCCGATGCAGTCATTCATACTGGCGATGATGCGCATGTCTGGGCAGACTCAGACCAGCAAAAACAACGTAAGAAACGAAAGAAAAAAATCGGTCGCGTTGTAGCTGTAGCTTTGTTGTTTTGCTTGGGGGTGGCGGTCGGATACTTTGGCCGTGGATCGATTTGA
- a CDS encoding lipopolysaccharide core biosynthesis protein, whose amino-acid sequence MTLLFERPENTKRYDVIQNGKCLFQTESLSACKSTRKGAAIIIASGPSVKNFPIERYSHMPMFAVNGSLAAFKAADVRPYFYVCDDPNYGDAKSEVVIEAAEFSENVALSPSVLDQVLKHHEEFRPGNSPLYLVERLNRPWHGRAMSDRRFSWSVRRDPDLMCRFSLWSKKANRIGFSKNIEKGYFCARTVPYVAIQLAYHLGFSHVVLVGVDLSSGAGRFYEEGEAPMRSALDDDYEALILPSFKYMSRTFRRTSEFKVYNLFSSSRLPKSVIPRLERLNDLDELLKKISLA is encoded by the coding sequence ATGACGTTATTGTTTGAGCGGCCCGAGAATACGAAAAGGTACGACGTCATCCAAAATGGTAAGTGCCTTTTCCAGACTGAAAGCCTGAGCGCGTGCAAGAGTACCCGTAAGGGTGCTGCAATTATCATTGCTTCAGGCCCTTCGGTAAAAAACTTTCCGATTGAACGTTATAGTCATATGCCTATGTTTGCAGTCAATGGATCGTTGGCTGCTTTCAAAGCGGCGGATGTGCGCCCCTACTTTTATGTCTGCGACGACCCTAATTACGGTGACGCGAAAAGCGAAGTGGTTATCGAGGCGGCAGAGTTTTCAGAAAACGTTGCCTTAAGCCCATCTGTTCTGGATCAGGTATTGAAGCATCACGAGGAGTTTCGTCCCGGAAATAGCCCCTTGTACCTTGTGGAGCGACTGAACCGTCCGTGGCATGGGAGGGCGATGTCGGACCGCCGGTTCTCCTGGTCCGTTCGCCGTGATCCCGATCTGATGTGCCGGTTCTCCCTCTGGTCGAAGAAAGCCAATCGCATCGGCTTTAGCAAAAATATAGAAAAGGGTTATTTCTGTGCTCGGACGGTTCCATACGTTGCGATTCAGTTGGCTTATCATCTCGGCTTTAGCCATGTCGTTCTGGTTGGCGTAGATCTGAGTTCGGGGGCCGGTCGCTTCTATGAAGAGGGCGAGGCCCCTATGCGTAGCGCATTGGATGATGATTACGAGGCGCTCATATTGCCCAGCTTTAAATATATGTCCCGAACTTTTAGGCGGACGTCAGAGTTCAAAGTGTATAATCTATTTTCGAGCAGTCGCCTGCCCAAGTCGGTCATTCCGCGGCTTGAACGATTGAATGACCTTGACGAGTTGCTCAAGAAAATATCGCTGGCGTGA